One Bacillota bacterium genomic region harbors:
- the nrdR gene encoding transcriptional regulator NrdR, with product MKCPYCGEPDTRVLDSRATQESSAIRRRRQCVSCNNRFTTMEKMEAEQIVVIKRDGRREIFDPAKILKGLLLAGQKRNIPLSCWEDVVENLEQELRSSYIKEVTTDQIGDLVLAKLRIIDEVAYVRFASVYRQFPDVETFKAELENMLNEKKKEKTGEAY from the coding sequence ATGAAATGCCCCTACTGCGGTGAACCAGATACCCGGGTCCTCGATTCCCGGGCTACACAGGAATCCTCTGCAATCAGACGAAGGCGTCAATGTGTAAGCTGCAATAACCGATTTACAACCATGGAAAAAATGGAAGCAGAACAGATTGTTGTCATTAAACGCGACGGGCGCCGGGAAATCTTTGATCCTGCCAAAATTCTGAAAGGTCTTCTACTGGCAGGACAGAAGAGAAATATTCCCCTGTCATGCTGGGAAGATGTTGTTGAAAACCTTGAGCAGGAGCTGCGCAGTAGTTATATCAAAGAAGTTACAACTGATCAGATTGGCGATTTGGTCCTTGCCAAGCTGCGAATAATCGATGAGGTGGCCTACGTCCGTTTTGCATCGGTTTACAGACAATTTCCGGATGTTGAAACTTTTAAAGCCGAGTTGGAAAATATGCTGAATGAAAAGAAAAAAGAAAAAACCGGGGAGGCGTATTGA
- a CDS encoding YggT family protein — MIIINRLVAEGLIFFIQIYYIILFARIIMSWFAPTASRNQTFNTLYRIAYVLTEPLLAPLRKVIPAVRVGMGYLDLSPFILLILLRVAQQLIIRYIYF; from the coding sequence GTGATTATAATCAACAGGTTAGTTGCTGAAGGGTTAATCTTTTTTATTCAGATTTACTACATAATTTTATTTGCCCGGATTATTATGTCCTGGTTTGCACCTACTGCCTCCCGGAACCAGACTTTTAATACTCTCTATCGCATTGCCTATGTTTTAACCGAGCCGCTTTTAGCGCCATTACGGAAGGTTATACCAGCAGTCAGGGTCGGGATGGGTTACCTGGATCTCTCCCCGTTTATTCTTCTTATCTTGTTGAGGGTAGCCCAGCAGTTGATAATCCGCTATATTTACTTTTAA
- a CDS encoding DivIVA domain-containing protein, with amino-acid sequence MGITPLDIQNKEFERSFRGYDIEDVDEFLDRIAKDLEQLMRENQDLKDQLAQLTEKNKNYQKMESTMHTAIVVAQETAEEVKQNAKREAELIKREAEREAKNLVEEARSRSSRILDEQEELFRKAQVFKLKFRSFIEAQLAALEGEEWLEEPQKEEKVEEKATEFISNYKPDVVAEEVVKDDFKLEEDEEPVLDFEADYEIKPVDDFEKDN; translated from the coding sequence ATGGGCATTACACCGCTGGATATACAGAATAAAGAGTTCGAAAGGTCTTTCCGGGGTTATGACATCGAAGATGTTGATGAATTTCTCGACAGAATTGCCAAGGATCTCGAGCAGTTAATGCGTGAGAACCAGGACCTGAAAGATCAACTGGCCCAGCTTACAGAGAAAAACAAGAACTACCAGAAGATGGAAAGCACAATGCACACTGCAATTGTCGTTGCCCAGGAAACTGCCGAAGAGGTCAAGCAAAATGCCAAACGTGAAGCAGAATTGATTAAACGTGAAGCAGAGAGAGAAGCAAAGAATTTAGTTGAAGAAGCCAGATCACGCTCTTCCAGGATCCTTGATGAACAGGAGGAACTTTTCAGAAAGGCTCAGGTTTTTAAACTTAAATTCCGTTCATTCATTGAGGCACAGCTGGCTGCCCTGGAAGGTGAGGAGTGGCTGGAAGAGCCGCAAAAGGAAGAGAAAGTCGAAGAGAAAGCCACTGAATTTATAAGTAACTATAAACCGGATGTGGTAGCTGAAGAAGTGGTAAAAGATGATTTTAAACTGGAGGAAGATGAAGAGCCGGTTCTCGATTTTGAAGCAGATTATGAAATAAAACCGGTAGATGATTTCGAGAAGGATAATTAG
- a CDS encoding HlyD family efflux transporter periplasmic adaptor subunit, whose product MKNKHSRQKRQQFEVIRGEGKRFSFINFKRAFVFYVLLLIAFIIIIQLGYHWLGNQFLSWRLQIISAEMGVMESRQDAAGLITREEEIIVSPSPGVVLELAPAGGRVSADSELASIGVISRAQWLALQEPENEEDEEAMEERVPIDPMSLNFQEVITLTTEHPGFLSHYIDGWEHYSEPFYITADQYEIIKPEGRYTVRGDLVDSGQAVMKVVNNWRWYYSIIIPLHPGRIIAEQRNVELEFDFAPEEMVRAVLIEYAIDQENQIVRLAYEIQQQVVGFEQTRWAEASLLYSRQQGIIIPAEAVFEYDNSYGVFINQGGKVVFQPLTIVERRDDQIMVEGLPAQSMIITRPEHVVEGQRLY is encoded by the coding sequence TTGAAAAATAAACACTCCAGACAAAAGAGGCAGCAGTTTGAGGTTATCCGCGGAGAGGGTAAAAGGTTTAGTTTTATCAATTTCAAAAGGGCTTTCGTTTTTTATGTTTTACTTCTGATTGCCTTCATAATAATTATTCAGTTGGGCTATCACTGGTTGGGCAACCAGTTTTTATCCTGGCGTCTGCAGATAATTTCTGCCGAAATGGGTGTTATGGAGTCCAGACAGGATGCCGCCGGTTTGATCACCCGCGAAGAAGAGATTATAGTATCCCCTTCGCCCGGAGTTGTTCTGGAACTTGCTCCTGCCGGTGGGAGAGTATCGGCAGATTCAGAACTGGCCTCGATAGGCGTTATATCAAGAGCCCAGTGGTTGGCTCTGCAGGAGCCGGAAAATGAAGAGGATGAGGAAGCGATGGAAGAGCGGGTTCCCATCGATCCCATGTCGCTTAATTTCCAGGAAGTTATAACACTCACTACGGAACACCCGGGTTTTTTATCTCACTATATCGACGGATGGGAACATTACAGCGAACCATTTTATATTACCGCCGACCAGTACGAAATCATCAAGCCTGAGGGACGATATACAGTCCGGGGAGACCTGGTAGATAGCGGACAGGCGGTTATGAAAGTCGTTAACAACTGGCGATGGTATTACAGCATTATTATTCCACTTCATCCGGGGCGCATTATAGCTGAACAGCGGAATGTTGAGTTGGAATTTGACTTTGCACCGGAAGAGATGGTCAGAGCGGTTCTTATTGAATATGCAATTGATCAAGAAAATCAAATTGTGCGCCTGGCCTACGAAATACAGCAGCAGGTTGTCGGTTTTGAGCAAACCAGGTGGGCAGAAGCTTCTTTGCTCTATTCCAGGCAGCAGGGTATAATTATTCCAGCGGAAGCTGTATTTGAATACGACAACAGTTACGGGGTTTTTATCAACCAGGGCGGGAAAGTGGTTTTTCAGCCGCTGACAATTGTTGAAAGGCGTGATGACCAAATTATGGTCGAGGGGCTCCCTGCCCAGAGTATGATCATAACCCGGCCTGAACATGTTGTGGAAGGACAGCGGTTGTATTAA
- a CDS encoding YlmH/Sll1252 family protein has product MSSGSPLSDEEKRWQQQFIRKLDELQGNKTYHTNFLDPRQLELAEAALHKESDLAYTVFGGYPEAERNVLAVFPSRFKNSLPPVKIIKVSWHAGDGALNHRDLLGAVLALGFKRDQVGDILVFEDSWAAVMVLESKAEFICSNLIQVGKFTVSCNLIEADQLPFSHDKGKEIKGTVASLRVDSVISLGFGISRARVVLLVKGGLVRVNWRQIDSPSYQLKAGDQVSLKGRGRLLLEEDEGETRKGRIRVRLKKYS; this is encoded by the coding sequence ATGAGTTCCGGTTCTCCATTATCTGATGAAGAAAAACGCTGGCAGCAGCAGTTTATCCGCAAGCTTGATGAATTGCAGGGTAATAAAACTTATCATACGAACTTTCTTGATCCCCGTCAGCTTGAACTGGCCGAAGCGGCGCTGCATAAAGAATCCGACCTGGCATATACCGTATTCGGTGGTTACCCGGAAGCGGAACGAAACGTCCTTGCCGTTTTCCCTTCCAGGTTCAAAAACAGTCTGCCTCCGGTTAAAATAATCAAAGTGAGCTGGCATGCCGGCGACGGCGCCCTCAATCACCGTGATCTGCTTGGCGCTGTACTTGCATTAGGATTTAAGCGGGATCAGGTCGGCGATATCCTGGTTTTTGAAGATTCCTGGGCAGCAGTTATGGTTCTGGAATCAAAAGCCGAATTTATCTGCAGCAATCTGATCCAGGTTGGCAAATTTACGGTGAGCTGTAACTTAATTGAAGCCGATCAATTGCCTTTTTCCCATGATAAAGGCAAAGAAATCAAAGGTACAGTAGCCAGCCTGCGGGTTGATTCAGTAATATCGCTCGGTTTTGGAATCTCCCGTGCAAGGGTGGTTCTCCTGGTCAAGGGTGGTCTGGTCAGGGTTAACTGGCGACAGATAGATTCTCCGTCATATCAGTTAAAAGCAGGAGACCAGGTATCTCTGAAAGGACGAGGCCGCCTGCTGCTTGAAGAGGATGAAGGTGAAACCCGTAAAGGTCGGATACGGGTAAGATTGAAAAAGTATAGCTGA
- the ileS gene encoding isoleucine--tRNA ligase, producing the protein MDYRDTLNLPQTEFPMRANLPNREPDMLEFWASLDIHNKVLENRKGAPLYILHDGPPYANGDIHMGTALNKVLKDIINKYKTMQGCNCPYVPGWDTHGLPIEHQIIKTNKLNRKEISDLDFRKMCREYALKYVDIQRNQFKRLGVRGDWDNPYLTLAPEFEGRQIKIFGMMAERGYIYKGMRPVYWCASCETALAEAEIEYGNKISESIYVKFPLIDDLGLLDGVENRYCLIWTTTAWTIPANLAIAVHKDFDYVLADAGSEQYLLAEGLLEAVSKLAGSEKPWPILKRFKGSELVGMRCRHPLYDRESILLTGEHVTLEQGTGCVHIAPGHGHEDFAIGQANNLPILSPLDNSGYFTEEAGKYAGLRYDEGGKAVIEDLRLENALIKSLKFEHQYPNCWRCKSPLLYRATEQWFASIDGFRKEALEAIKKVSWTPSWGEERIYNMVAERQDWCISRQRVWGVPIPIFYCDDCSAPIINSETIEAVSELFSKEGSDAWFARESAEILPENFKCPECGHTEFRKETDTMDVWFDSGSSHDAVLETRSGLRWPAELYLEGSDQYRGWFHSSLLTAVATRGEPPYKAVLSHGWVVDGEGKKMSKSLGNVIAPEKIIKQYGADILRLWVSSADFTSDIHLSEGILKQLIEVYRKIRNTIRFLLGGCFDFDPDTQSFEYDQLEELDRWALYRLDRVTEKITGAYEKYEYHQFFHALHNFCVVDMSSFYLDVIKDRLYCSLPDDKIRRSSQTALMIIAERLVLLMAPILTFTSEEIWQHLPGRHLKSVQLADWPEQSSQWDDRELGKRWEVLLEVREDINWALEQARKEKVIGGSLEACLSIWADDPLYGQLKEYEDHLQDLFIVSHVKLERDRDSAPENAVKGEHYPVTLLVEKSPGHKCPRCWIYTESEEELCPRCSRVVAALG; encoded by the coding sequence ATGGACTACAGAGATACGCTGAACCTACCGCAAACAGAATTTCCGATGCGCGCGAACCTGCCGAATCGCGAGCCTGACATGCTTGAATTCTGGGCATCGCTCGATATACATAACAAGGTTCTGGAAAATCGCAAAGGAGCACCGCTCTATATTCTGCATGACGGACCACCTTATGCCAACGGTGATATCCATATGGGTACCGCCCTGAATAAGGTGTTAAAAGATATCATTAACAAGTATAAGACCATGCAGGGCTGTAACTGCCCCTATGTGCCGGGCTGGGATACCCATGGCCTGCCGATTGAACACCAGATCATCAAGACCAACAAGCTGAACCGTAAAGAGATATCAGATCTTGATTTTCGAAAGATGTGCCGGGAATATGCCCTGAAATATGTTGATATCCAGCGAAATCAGTTCAAAAGGCTGGGAGTCCGCGGTGACTGGGATAATCCATACCTGACCCTTGCTCCGGAATTTGAAGGCCGACAGATCAAAATATTCGGAATGATGGCCGAACGAGGCTATATCTATAAGGGAATGCGTCCGGTATACTGGTGTGCCAGCTGCGAAACGGCGCTGGCAGAAGCCGAAATCGAGTACGGCAATAAAATTTCTGAATCAATCTATGTTAAATTCCCGCTGATTGATGATCTCGGGCTTTTGGATGGGGTTGAAAACCGTTACTGCCTGATCTGGACCACAACGGCATGGACAATCCCGGCTAACCTTGCTATAGCCGTTCACAAGGATTTCGACTATGTTCTGGCTGATGCAGGTTCCGAACAGTATCTTCTTGCTGAAGGTCTTCTGGAAGCGGTTTCCAAACTGGCCGGGTCGGAAAAGCCCTGGCCTATTCTGAAGAGATTTAAAGGCAGTGAGCTTGTCGGGATGCGCTGCCGCCATCCTCTCTATGATCGCGAATCAATATTGCTTACTGGAGAGCATGTCACCCTGGAACAGGGCACCGGCTGTGTCCATATAGCCCCGGGGCACGGTCATGAGGACTTTGCTATCGGCCAGGCCAATAACCTGCCTATTTTGAGCCCGCTGGATAACAGCGGCTATTTCACCGAAGAAGCAGGAAAATACGCCGGTCTCCGTTATGACGAGGGAGGCAAGGCGGTGATCGAAGATTTGCGGCTGGAAAATGCCTTAATCAAATCGCTCAAATTTGAGCATCAATATCCCAACTGCTGGCGCTGTAAATCGCCCCTGCTATACCGGGCGACGGAGCAGTGGTTTGCCTCAATTGATGGTTTTCGGAAAGAAGCCCTGGAAGCAATCAAGAAAGTCAGCTGGACTCCATCATGGGGTGAAGAGCGAATCTATAATATGGTGGCGGAAAGACAGGACTGGTGTATTTCCAGGCAGAGAGTCTGGGGAGTACCTATCCCTATCTTCTACTGTGATGACTGCAGTGCGCCCATTATCAACAGTGAAACCATCGAAGCTGTCAGCGAACTCTTCAGCAAAGAGGGTTCCGACGCCTGGTTTGCCCGGGAATCCGCGGAAATTCTGCCTGAGAACTTCAAATGCCCCGAATGCGGGCATACAGAATTCCGGAAAGAAACAGATACAATGGATGTCTGGTTTGACTCAGGCTCCAGCCACGATGCCGTACTGGAAACCAGGTCAGGACTGCGCTGGCCTGCAGAGCTATACCTGGAAGGGAGTGACCAGTACAGGGGTTGGTTCCATTCTTCACTTTTAACTGCAGTCGCTACCCGGGGGGAACCCCCTTACAAAGCGGTACTCAGCCACGGCTGGGTAGTTGATGGAGAAGGAAAGAAGATGTCCAAATCCCTGGGTAATGTAATCGCCCCGGAGAAAATCATTAAGCAGTACGGCGCTGATATATTGCGCCTCTGGGTTTCGTCGGCTGATTTCACCAGCGATATCCATCTATCCGAAGGGATCCTCAAACAACTGATCGAAGTTTACCGTAAGATCAGAAACACGATCAGGTTCCTGCTTGGTGGTTGCTTCGACTTCGATCCGGATACCCAGTCATTCGAATATGATCAGCTGGAAGAACTTGATCGTTGGGCTCTTTATCGCCTTGACCGGGTAACAGAGAAAATTACCGGGGCATATGAAAAGTATGAATATCACCAATTCTTTCATGCCCTGCATAATTTTTGCGTAGTCGATATGAGTAGTTTCTACCTTGATGTTATCAAGGACCGGCTCTACTGTTCTCTGCCCGATGACAAGATCCGCCGCTCTTCACAGACAGCTTTAATGATTATCGCTGAAAGGCTTGTGCTCCTGATGGCCCCAATCCTTACCTTCACTTCCGAGGAAATCTGGCAGCACCTACCCGGACGGCACCTGAAGAGCGTTCAACTTGCAGACTGGCCTGAACAGAGTTCACAGTGGGATGACCGGGAACTCGGCAAACGCTGGGAAGTACTTCTGGAAGTACGTGAAGACATCAACTGGGCACTCGAACAGGCCCGCAAGGAAAAAGTGATCGGCGGTTCCCTTGAAGCCTGCCTAAGTATCTGGGCAGATGATCCGCTGTACGGACAACTTAAAGAATACGAAGATCACTTACAGGATCTCTTTATAGTATCTCATGTCAAGCTTGAAAGAGACCGCGACAGCGCCCCTGAAAATGCGGTGAAGGGCGAGCATTACCCTGTCACACTTTTGGTTGAGAAATCTCCCGGCCATAAGTGCCCGCGCTGCTGGATCTATACGGAATCGGAAGAAGAACTCTGCCCCCGCTGCAGCAGGGTCGTTGCTGCCCTCGGTTAA
- the nrdD gene encoding anaerobic ribonucleoside-triphosphate reductase, with product MAENIAAKKEVGEDRVNNFREIRKRDGRVVPFDAEKITDAIFKAAKAVGGSDRGIAESLTKQIIKILQEKTPSGVIPTVEEVQDTVEIALIENGHARTAKAYILYRDRRTRIREGKSELMDVVKEILVETSRENANVNNSPSAKMLQIASAASKQYYLSNLLPEEYTRAHEEGAFHIHDLDYYSKTLNCLQIDLNKLLQGGFNTGYGYIRPPKRIASAAAQAAIIIQSNQNDMFGGQSFPHFDRSMGEVIRGFKEKPDYEEIFQAMEGFIYNLNSMHSRAGSQTPFSSINFGTDTTDEGRMVSKAILEAFKRGLGQGETPIFPNLVFRVKDGVNYTPEDPNYDLLRLAMQVASRRMNPTFSFMDTTFNRQYGEEVSYMGCRTRVIANRHGQEISAGRGNIAPVTLNLPRVAFECRGQQDLFFVQLDRLMRSASRQLLHRFEVLSRLKVRDLPFLMGQKLYMGSENLVAEDTIREVIKNGTLAIGFIGLAETVHLLLGKHHGEDAEALDLGFKIIDHMRRRTDSYADEYDLNIVLVATPAEGLAGRFVAMDRKQYGTIPGVTDKDYYTNSFHIPVYYAMSMFDKLTAEGRFHQLCNAGHISYTELEAPPIHNIEAVERIVRHMHASDIGYGGINYPIDECRSCSGSGVFNLECPHCGSSDIRRIRRITGYLSTDERFNEAKLSELKDRRVHFIPGDQK from the coding sequence GTGGCCGAAAATATTGCAGCAAAAAAAGAGGTTGGTGAGGACCGGGTGAATAATTTCAGAGAAATCCGTAAACGTGATGGACGGGTTGTCCCCTTTGATGCAGAAAAAATTACAGATGCTATTTTCAAGGCGGCCAAAGCTGTCGGCGGAAGTGATCGCGGAATTGCTGAAAGCCTGACGAAGCAAATTATTAAGATCTTACAGGAAAAGACACCTTCGGGGGTAATCCCCACAGTTGAGGAAGTGCAGGATACTGTTGAAATCGCCCTGATTGAAAACGGCCATGCCCGGACTGCCAAAGCGTATATTTTATATCGTGACCGCCGGACACGAATCCGTGAAGGAAAATCGGAACTGATGGATGTTGTTAAGGAAATATTGGTCGAAACCAGCCGGGAGAACGCTAATGTTAATAATTCTCCATCAGCCAAAATGCTGCAGATCGCCAGTGCAGCCAGTAAACAGTACTATCTCAGTAACCTGTTGCCCGAAGAATATACAAGAGCCCACGAAGAAGGGGCCTTTCACATTCACGATCTCGATTACTATAGCAAAACTTTAAACTGTTTGCAGATTGATTTAAACAAACTGCTTCAAGGCGGTTTCAATACAGGTTACGGCTATATCCGTCCTCCCAAAAGAATTGCTTCTGCAGCTGCCCAGGCGGCAATAATAATTCAAAGCAACCAGAATGATATGTTCGGCGGGCAGAGCTTCCCCCACTTCGATCGCAGCATGGGAGAAGTAATTAGAGGCTTCAAAGAGAAACCGGATTATGAGGAGATCTTCCAGGCCATGGAAGGATTTATATATAACCTGAATTCAATGCACAGCCGCGCGGGATCTCAAACTCCATTCAGTTCAATTAACTTTGGAACTGATACCACTGATGAGGGACGAATGGTTTCAAAGGCAATTCTCGAAGCCTTCAAAAGGGGCCTGGGCCAGGGAGAAACTCCAATATTCCCCAATCTGGTCTTCAGGGTCAAAGACGGTGTTAACTACACTCCGGAGGATCCGAATTACGATCTTCTCCGATTGGCCATGCAGGTTGCTTCCAGGAGAATGAACCCCACTTTTAGTTTTATGGATACCACTTTTAACCGGCAATATGGAGAAGAAGTCTCTTACATGGGCTGCCGGACCAGGGTAATTGCCAACCGCCATGGACAGGAGATATCCGCCGGCAGAGGCAATATCGCACCGGTGACCCTCAATCTACCGCGAGTCGCTTTTGAATGCCGTGGTCAGCAGGATCTCTTTTTTGTCCAACTCGATCGTTTAATGCGCAGCGCTTCGCGCCAGCTTCTGCATCGATTCGAGGTGCTCTCGAGATTGAAAGTGCGTGATTTGCCATTTTTAATGGGTCAAAAACTCTATATGGGTTCGGAGAACCTGGTTGCGGAAGATACAATCCGCGAAGTAATCAAAAACGGTACCCTGGCTATCGGCTTTATCGGACTGGCGGAAACGGTCCATCTGCTGCTTGGAAAGCACCACGGAGAAGACGCTGAAGCTCTTGATCTCGGCTTTAAGATCATCGATCATATGCGGCGGCGGACCGACAGCTATGCCGATGAATACGATCTGAATATAGTTCTGGTTGCAACTCCCGCTGAAGGATTGGCCGGCCGCTTTGTAGCCATGGACCGCAAGCAATATGGAACCATACCGGGAGTTACCGATAAAGATTACTATACAAATTCATTTCATATTCCAGTCTACTACGCCATGTCCATGTTTGATAAACTCACTGCTGAAGGTCGTTTCCACCAACTTTGTAATGCCGGCCATATCAGCTATACCGAGTTGGAAGCACCTCCGATTCATAATATAGAAGCCGTGGAGCGGATCGTTCGCCATATGCATGCCTCCGATATTGGTTATGGCGGTATCAACTACCCCATCGATGAATGCAGAAGCTGTTCGGGCAGCGGGGTCTTTAACCTGGAATGTCCGCACTGCGGAAGCAGCGATATCAGGAGAATCCGGCGAATAACCGGCTATCTGTCAACTGATGAAAGGTTTAACGAAGCAAAACTGAGCGAGTTGAAAGATAGAAGAGTTCACTTCATTCCCGGTGATCAAAAATGA
- the pgeF gene encoding peptidoglycan editing factor PgeF — protein MKTKFELIRDGRMAYLQSPLLKLSGLVDHAFSTRLGGCSKGYLASLNTAYHTGDQKENVLENRKRFFNYFGYNYLELVSSIQVHGTDIETFTGSNRGEGALPGSARSRCDGLITTEPRLVLAAYSADCLLIFFTARSKKLVALAHAGWRGTLGGITSKMVDRLSADFNLKPGELLVGLSPAICKNCYSVDEQTARQFQNKGWDDPRYLLQQENDRWSIDMTAINIRQLTKAGIPFENISGGGWCSSCSPELFYSYRRNKGETGRMIGFIAIR, from the coding sequence ATGAAGACGAAGTTTGAGCTGATCAGAGATGGCCGGATGGCCTACCTTCAATCACCTCTGCTCAAATTAAGCGGTTTGGTGGACCATGCCTTTTCAACCAGGCTGGGCGGATGCAGTAAAGGATATTTGGCTTCTTTGAATACTGCTTACCACACCGGTGATCAAAAAGAAAATGTTTTGGAAAACAGGAAGCGCTTCTTCAACTATTTTGGATATAATTATCTCGAACTGGTATCATCGATCCAGGTTCATGGAACTGATATAGAAACATTTACAGGCAGCAACAGAGGTGAAGGAGCACTTCCCGGATCTGCCCGCAGCAGGTGCGACGGCCTGATTACAACTGAACCCAGGCTGGTATTAGCCGCCTATTCGGCAGATTGCCTCCTCATTTTTTTTACTGCCAGGTCGAAAAAACTTGTAGCCCTGGCTCATGCCGGATGGCGGGGTACTCTTGGAGGGATTACCTCCAAAATGGTGGACAGGCTATCTGCCGATTTTAATTTAAAACCTGGAGAACTGCTGGTCGGTTTAAGCCCTGCAATTTGCAAAAACTGCTATAGTGTGGATGAGCAAACTGCCCGGCAGTTTCAGAATAAAGGTTGGGATGATCCCAGGTACTTGTTACAGCAGGAAAATGACAGATGGAGTATCGACATGACAGCAATTAATATTCGGCAGCTAACAAAAGCCGGCATCCCTTTTGAGAACATATCCGGAGGAGGTTGGTGTTCATCCTGCAGCCCTGAACTTTTCTATTCATACCGGAGAAATAAAGGGGAAACGGGAAGAATGATCGGGTTTATTGCTATCAGATAA
- a CDS encoding 4Fe-4S single cluster domain-containing protein, with the protein MNLRVAGLQKESIVDGPGVRMTIFFQGCSHRCPGCHNPETHDSGGGTKISVHQLLKQIKVLESIDGITLSGGEPFEQPEAAAALASGIVSFGMNLVIYSGYTFEQLISGCKENPPVRRLLELGWLLIDGPFLEAQQDLCLPFRGSRNQRIIDLSRSMKSEAPVEWAVYEQTVY; encoded by the coding sequence ATGAATCTCAGGGTGGCGGGATTACAAAAGGAGAGCATTGTCGACGGCCCGGGAGTGCGTATGACTATCTTCTTCCAGGGTTGCTCCCACCGCTGTCCAGGATGCCATAATCCTGAAACTCACGATTCCGGTGGCGGCACGAAGATCTCTGTTCACCAGCTGCTCAAGCAGATAAAAGTTCTCGAATCCATTGATGGCATCACCCTTTCAGGGGGTGAACCCTTTGAACAGCCGGAAGCAGCAGCTGCCCTGGCTTCCGGTATTGTTTCTTTTGGGATGAATCTCGTTATCTACAGCGGTTATACTTTTGAACAGCTAATCTCAGGATGCAAAGAAAATCCTCCTGTTCGCCGGCTGCTTGAACTGGGGTGGCTGCTGATCGACGGACCTTTCCTCGAAGCCCAGCAAGACCTTTGCCTGCCTTTCAGAGGCTCCCGCAACCAACGCATTATTGATCTTTCCCGTTCAATGAAAAGCGAAGCCCCTGTCGAGTGGGCGGTATATGAACAAACGGTTTATTGA
- a CDS encoding YggS family pyridoxal phosphate-dependent enzyme produces MSFLYMLAENYREVLKNIEEAALKAGRNPENIKLIAVTKTVGIDEVRQAANLGMKDFGENRVQDAAEKVISLPDLNWHFIGHLQSNKVKDVLPYYMMIHSLDRLSLAKAVQSWAEKLDLLVNMLIQVNVSGEESKFGMKADDLGSFINQIDDYDRIRVLGLMTMAPFVADPEEARCCFKKLRQLRDEYSKPGMELPELSMGMTNDYLVAVEEGATILRIGSALFS; encoded by the coding sequence GTGAGTTTCCTCTACATGCTGGCAGAAAACTATAGAGAAGTTTTGAAAAATATCGAAGAGGCTGCGCTAAAAGCGGGGCGGAATCCGGAAAATATCAAGCTTATAGCTGTAACAAAAACAGTAGGTATTGATGAAGTCCGGCAGGCTGCCAACCTGGGCATGAAAGATTTCGGGGAAAACAGGGTTCAGGATGCAGCTGAAAAGGTCATCAGCTTGCCCGATCTAAACTGGCACTTTATCGGTCATCTCCAGTCGAACAAGGTTAAGGATGTCCTGCCTTATTACATGATGATCCACTCTCTCGATAGGCTTTCCCTGGCCAAAGCGGTCCAGAGCTGGGCTGAAAAGCTTGATCTCCTGGTTAATATGCTGATTCAGGTAAATGTATCCGGCGAAGAAAGTAAATTTGGTATGAAAGCCGATGATCTTGGCTCTTTTATCAACCAGATTGATGATTATGACCGGATACGTGTTCTCGGACTGATGACGATGGCTCCCTTTGTAGCAGATCCGGAAGAAGCCCGTTGTTGTTTCAAAAAACTCCGTCAGTTAAGAGATGAATACAGCAAACCCGGAATGGAGCTGCCGGAGCTGTCGATGGGCATGACCAATGATTACCTGGTCGCCGTGGAAGAAGGAGCAACCATACTGCGCATCGGCAGCGCTCTCTTTAGCTGA